One Heptranchias perlo isolate sHepPer1 chromosome 2, sHepPer1.hap1, whole genome shotgun sequence DNA segment encodes these proteins:
- the mc4r gene encoding melanocortin receptor 4, with protein MNSSFYHGLAETLHLRNQSVAGFISTIGSRDNGSSSGCYEQLWISTEVFLTLGIISLLANILVIAAIVKNKNLHSPMYFFICSLAVADMLVSASNAWETIFIAMLKSRHLLAQDNLIKNMDNMFDSMICSSLLASICSLLAIAVDRYITIFYALRYHNIMTVKRAMIIIAGIWAACTGSGILFIVYSESTTVIICLITMFFTMLVLMASLYAHMFMLARLHVKRIAALPGNGAIHQAANMKGAITLTILLGVFVVCWAPFFLHLILMISCPRNPYCVCFMSHFNMYLILIMCNSVIDPLIYAFRSQEMRKTFKEIICCYSLRGLCDLTSKY; from the coding sequence ATGAACTCCTCATTTTATCATGGGCTGGCGGAGACCCTGCACCTCAGAAACCAGAGTGTTGCTGGATTCATCAGCACCATTGGCTCTCGCGATAATGGTTCCTCCTCAGGCTGCTACGAACAACTGTGGATCTCAACGGAGGTCTTCCTCACGCTGGGAATCATCAGCCTCTTGGCAAACATTTTGGTCATTGCAGCTATAGTCAAAAACAAGAACCTGCACTCTCCTATGTATTTTTTCATCTGCAGCTTAGCAGTGGCCGATATGTTGGTCAGCGCGTCCAACGCATGGGAGACAATCTTCATAGCCATGTTAAAAAGCAGGCACTTATTGGCTCAGGACAATTTGATCAAGAACATGGACAACATGTTTGACTCAATGATCTGTAGCTCTCTTCTTGCATCCATTTGCAGCTTGCTGGCCATTGCTGTTGACAGGTACATCACCATCTTCTACGCTCTCCGGTATCACAACATTATGACGGTGAAAAGGGCCATGATCATTATCGCTGGGATCTGGGCGGCCTGCACAGGCTCAGGGATCCTCTTCATAGTTTATTCAGAAAGCACCACTGTCATCATCTGTCTCATCACCATGTTCTTCACCATGCTTGTTCTCATGGCCTCCCTCTACGCTCACATGTTCATGCTGGCTCGCTTGCATGTGAAACGTATTGCTGCCCTGCCCGGCAACGGTGCCATCCACCAAGCAGCAAACATGAAAGGGGCTATCACGCTGACCATTCTGCTGGGGGTGTTTGTCGTTTGCTGGGCTCCATTCTTCCTGCACCTCATTCTCATGATCTCCTGTCCGCGAAACCCTTACTGTGTCTGCTTCATGTCGCACTTCAACATGTACTTAATCCTCATCATGTGCAATTCGGTCATCGACCCTCTCATCTACGCATTCCGCAGTCAAGAAATGCGAAAGACCTTCAAAGAAATAATCTGCTGCTACAGTCTGCGAGGACTTTGTGACCTGACAAGTAAATATTAA